The sequence GGAGGTATATGCCTGATTATGGCAAGAATTGAGCCGTTTAGTCGGTTTTGGTCGGAATACGAAGATTGGTTCGAGAAAAATCACTTCGCCTATATATCGGAACTTCATGCGGTAAGGAAACAATTACCCGAAAACGAAAAAAGAATTGAAATTGGTGTGGGCACAGGCCGCTTTGCCGCTCCACTGGGTATTAAGCTGGGGCTGGAACCATCAGCGCCAATGCGCAAAATAGCGGAACAAAGGGGGATTCAAGTGGTGGGAGGTGTTGCCGAAGAATTACCTTTTGCCGACAAGCAATTTGATCTGGTTCTGATGGTAACGACTATTTGCTTTCTGGATGATGTCACCGACGCTTTTCGCGAGACTCGCCGAATATTAAAACCGACCGGGCATTTCGTGATCGGCTTGATTGACAAAAATTCTCTGCTTGGCAAATTGTATGAAAAGTATAAAAAAAATAATAAGTTTTACAGGATGGCTACTTTTTACTCCGCTGATGAAGTAGCAACAGCCCTGGAGCAAGCCGGCTTCAAAGATTTTAATTTTGTCCAAACCATTTTTCATCCCTTAAGCGAAATCAAAGGCATTGAACCGGTCAAAGATGGGTATGGTCAGGGATCATTTGTCGTCATAAGAGGACAAAAATGAAAAATATACAATACCGGCCTATTGGAATAATTCATTCGCCGTTTAAGAATGAAGAAAAAACACCTCCTCAGCCCGGATTATCAGGAAAGATCGGGGGAATAATAGTTTTACAGCCTGATTATAAAGATGGGCTATCCAATTTACAGAAATTCCCCCATATCATTCTTGTTTACCACTTACATCTCTCCAATGATTTTACGTTGAAGGTAAAACCTTCCCGCCGTGATTCTTTACATAGTGTGTTTACCAAAAGATGCCGGATCGTCCCCATCCAATCGGGCTGTCCGTGGTTCATCTTGACAGCCCTGAAAATAACTTCCTATATATTTCAAACATTGACATTGTGGACGAGACACCCTTATTGGATATCAAACCTTTCGTACCGACCCTGGCGCAGCAATACGGGGCAAATCTGGGTTGGTTGCCGGAAATGCATACTGACAAGTAAACTGAATTAATATTGGTAAGAAGAGCAAGGCATGTTGATTGACATTCTGGGAAAAACCCTTATGATAACCGGTTTTGTCGGATTGATGATGCTGGTTATTGAGTATATTAATGTTGTCACCAGGGGATCCTGGCAAAAGGGTTTGAGCGGCCACAGGTGGATGCAATATCTTATCGCGGTGGTGCTGGGAGCCACGCCGGGTTGTCTGGGAGCCTTTGCCATGGTAGCCATGTTTTCCCACCGGGTGGTAACTTTGGGGGCTTTGGCGGCGACTATGATAGCTACCAGCGGTGATGAAGCCTTCGTCATGCTGGTTTTGTTTCCTGAAAAAGCTCTTCTGCTTAATGCCATACTTATTGTTATCGCCCTGGTGGTCGGGTACCTGACCGATTTTATTGTATCCAAGCGATTTGATAACGGTCTGGAGAAATGCTGTCAACTGGAAATCCATGAGCCGGAATATTGCAATTGTTTCCCCCGAAGTGAAATCCTTAACCAATGGCGCCGCTTATCCATCGCCAGAGGCGTTTTGAGTTTGGCTCTGGTTTTGTTTGTGCTGGGTCTGGCCATCGGCTCAATTGGACCGCAGGCGTGGGACTGGAAACGTATAACCTTATTGATAACCGGCCTGACCGGTCTTTTTATAACAGTCACCGTTCCCGAGCATTTCCTCCAGGAGCACCTCTGGAATCATGTTGTCCGGAAGCATATTCCGGGCGTTTTCATGTGGACCATGGGGGCCCTTCTGGCTTCCCATATCATTATCGAGCAACTGCATATGGATAAGTCCATTCAGGCCAATGCGTTTATCGTGTTATTGTTTGCCTGCTTCCTCGGAATTATACCTGAATCCGGTCCACATCTGTTATTTGTTACCTTATATGCCCAGGGCGTAGTCCCTTTTGCCGTGCTTCTGGCCAGTTCCATCGTTCAGGACGGTCATGGTATGCTGCCACTGCTGGCCCATTCACGCCGCGGATTTCTGCTGGTCAAAGCGATTAATCTTATTGCGGGTCTGGTTGTGGGTACAATTTTTTATTTCGGCAATTGGCTGTAATGGCGTATGATGGTATAAAAGCTCATATGCGAAAAGAAAGGTAAATGTAATGTATGTATATGGTCCGGTTCCGTCGCGACGGCTCGGGCGGTCTCTTGGAGTCAGCCCGATTCCACCCAAAACCTGTTCCTACACCTGCGTCTATTGCCAGCTGGGTAGGACGACCCGTTTACAGGTGACCAGAGAAAGTTTTTTCCCAAAGGAAGATATCCTGGCGGAGATAGTAACTAAAAGCCCTAAAGCAAAGCCCGATTTCATAACCTTTGTCGGTGACGGTGAACCCACTTTGTGCAAAGACCTGGGCTGGCTAATCCGGAAGACCAAGGATAAGCTACATACTCCCACCGCCGTAATTACAAATGGTTCATTGCTTTTCCGCAAGGATGTCAGAGAGGATTTAAATGAAGCCGATGTTGTGATTCCCACATTGGACGCCGGTTGCGAAAAAACTTTCAAAGCCGTCAACCGACCTCATCGGGATATAGATTTCGCGACTATGCTTCAAGGTATGGTTGAATTCCGTCACTCGTATTCCGGGCAATTCTGGGTCGAGGTCATGCTGGTCAAGGGGATCAATGACACCGAAAATGAATTACACAGCATCAAGAACGCCATCGATAGGGTAAACCCGGACAGGGTATATATACTCACTCCGATTCGTCCGCCGGCAGAACCATGGGTACAGCCGTCTGATCCTGAGGATATTCTAAAAGCGCAGGAAATAATCGGACAAGCCGTAGCGGTGGCGGGGTTGGAATCGGGACAATTCGGACTGAGTGAATTCTCAGATGCCAGGCAGGCAGTTTTGGAGATCGGTTCGCGTCATCCTTTGCGCCGGCAACAGGCGGAGGAAATTGAAAAACACTTTGTCAAATCGGGTATATTGAAGAAAATGCTCGAAGAAGGGGAATTGATAACTGTCGCCTACAAAGGCGAGGAATACTTGCTTCCGGGATATTTTAGAATGGGAAAGATGATCAAAAAATAAGGAGGTATAAAAATGAATCCGATTTGCATAAAAACCAATGACTTGCGTTGGCGGCCAGCCGAAGGTTACGGGATGGGCGCCGAAGAAAAAGTGCTTAATGAGGGTGACAGCGTGGCACCCCGGGCAATTCTCCTGAAAATACCGCCGGGATGGAGTATGGAGGCCCATTCTCATCTAAACACAGAATTGCACTATATACTTGAAGGTGACTACGAGAGTCAGGGCAGGATATATCCGGCCGGGACTTTCTGCATAATTCCAAAAGAAGTCAGGCATGGATCCTATTCCACAAAAATTGGAGCAACGATTTTGATTACTTGGTGCAATCTGAAATATTAATATATTGCTGTCAATTAACCGGTAATATTGGGAAAATAACACCTGCCGTAAGGCAATAGTCTGTCTGAAAACATTTTTGCACTGACACTTTTAAACCACACTCAGCGGAATGTAAATGATCATTCTGCCGCTATTCTGCCGCAATTTATAATACAGCCGCATGGGGCAAATTGGGAATATAGGAACAGGATAAGATCAATTGAAATCAGTAAATCGTTTGGGAAGAATGGGATGTCGAAGGGAATTAAGGAATTCGAAAAGACCGTCAAGATTTTATCACGCGACGTTGTAAGTGGTTGATTTTTATTACGTAAGCCCTTTTCCATTGATCTGAAATTCCCGGTATGTATAGAAAGCATTTAAAAATAAGCTGTTTCTTGTCGGTGCCGGCTGGCGCCAGGAAGCCTTTGGCCAAACCTATGACCCTTTTATAAAGGCATCAACAAACGATACCGGCCGCAGAATTATTCAGATTATCGCCCTTGAGGATGAATCCGACCGGGAGGAATCAGGCGAAAAGTATCGGGAACCGTTCGAATACCTGTCGGTCGCTTTCAATGAATTCTTCACCATCTTCATCTCCGAAAACCGCCCCATAATCATGGAATCGCTGGCATCGGTTAATCCCACCGGGATATTTATATGCGGCGGATTGATTTCTTTGTACCAGTAAATGCTCTGTTTGGACAGCCGCCTTAAAGATTTTATAATCGACCGGCAGTTACCCTATGGGGGGGGGTTCGACCGGATTGGCCATCGCCGCCCGGCAGGCGATGGTCGGCGGCTGGTTATTGAATATAAACGGTATTGGCGTCCCTGTTATTGATGAGGAAGTCTCCGAAAATCCGAATAATCTTGAAATCCGCGATGGATTGGGGTTGGCTCCATTCTCGATAGATATACATTGCGGCCAATGGGGCACAATAACCCCTCTTATCCGCGCGGTGGACAGCGGCATGATAAAGACCGGCTTGGGTATTGACGAAGATACAATGCTGGAGGTGGACAATGGCCGGCTGGTTGTCCATGGTTCCGGTCAGGTATATAGAATTCAAAGCGATAAAGAGCGCAGACTACCCATCTAGATTTTCAGAACAGGCGGCGGCTTCGCTAGGTAGCCTTGGTGTTGAATTGTTTGTGATCTGAAATAGAAAATAAAACTGAATAGAAGCGGAGTTATGAGGAATCAGGGACCCGTAATCTTATGTCACTTAAAAATCATTAAGACACATTTTTCAATCCTCCCCTGTCTTTAAAATTAAGATTGACATATCGACAGAACCGATTTATTTTAATTGTACCGGTTATTGTTACGGTGACTACGGAATAAAATTATCATTGAAGAATTATTACATTGTACAATAATATTATCCTCAATTCGCCAATGCGGCATATAGCCGGATTCCTTTTGCATGTTGCGGTGACATCCTGGATTATCATCCTCGGCCTTGCTTCCTACTCGCCATGCGCCGAGATGTCTCTGATTTTGCCTCCCTTCACTCTATCGGCTGACCCTGTTTCTTCTGGACAGGTCGGCACTCCGATAACTCTACACGTGACAATAACCCCTGAGATCCCCTGCGATGAAATTACACTTGAGGTGGTCGAAACCGATCACCTGACCTATACCGGACCGGCTTCGATGAAAGCCCCCGCTGACTCGGGGAAACCGACTGATTTCATTCTGAAGGTCGTTATCCCTCCCAACGACACCAGCGGTCTTGTGTTTGAAATACGGGGAGGCGGACGGGGCCAGACGGCCAAGACCTATTGGGTAACGGTTGGCGATTCCGTGGTGAGTTTCCCCGGAAATCCGCGGCTATCTCCCACACCTGTTGAAGGTTCCGATCCCATAGGCGGAAAGTCGATCGAATCACACCCGAAAAGGCGGGTCACTATCGGCTATTACGACTCCACCGGTAATTTTGTTGCCACAAAGATCACCAAGTATAACGCCGACGGCGAAGCACAAAACACTCAGGCGCTTCCTGAACCTCAAAACCCCGATTGGCGGATGTCCGATACCGGACAAATGCATGCTATGGAGCAGGAACCATTGCTGATGCAAGACCGGCAGGTTTTCATCCTTGACAATGAAATCTGGTGCCGATACCGGGGCGAAATGGAATTTAAACGGGTTGACTCGTTATCACAGCCAAAACTACAACAATGGTTTGATTCACTTCAAGCGCACGATATGTCGGCCGATTTCAATGTTATTCTGGATCTTCGTAATATAGAGAATTACGACACAGCCCGCAAAGTCTTGAAAAATCTGGTGCCGCTGTTACCGGCTGGGTACTTTCGAGCCGCAACCTCTGGCGCTGTCCTAAAACAATTGCGGGAGTCGGGTATTAAAGTATTACCGTATCCGAAATTCCCTGCTGAGAAAGACAGCAATTGACTCGATGTTTATATACTCGGGCATCCGGAAATACTTGATTGTAACTACCCGTAATGAAAAAAGGCCAAGAAAGGAGTCAGGTCATTATGCCTCACGCATCTATTATCAAAGGATATTCAGAGTTTCCGGTACTATTGGTATTCTTTACCTTGTTGCTGCTTTCCTGTGATACAAAGAAGAATAATTCAAATAGCAACGATAAATACGATGACAGGAATCTCTCTGTCGCTCCACCCGCAAAATACGAAGGTATCATACGAGATATCGACATAAAGGTGGAAAAACTGCCACAAGGGTGGAATATCAGTCTGAAAAATAACTTATGGGCATCAGAATTATATGTATGGTTTGATAACCGATTTCAGGGGACCATAGAACGAGCTAATGAGTACCGTGAAAAATATGTTTGGAAAACCTTCTTTACGCCGACACCCGTCAAAAGAGTGATAGTCGGGGTTATAGATTCACCTTATGATAAGGACATAGGAAGAGCTTGGTACAAGGACATATAATAAAAGGTAAATAGAAGGGTATAGAGCCTGCAAAAATTTCGGCCAAGGAATATAAAAATTCATATTATGGGGAATAAAGTCCTTTCATTAATGACGACGAGTATGTTATAACTGTGAATATATGTCCTGTGCACTCAGCATTCCGCTTGGCAGGATGATAGACTTTAATTAAAATGGCAAATAATATAGGTCCCCTGTATATACCATACGCCTCCCAAAATTATTTATGCATTCTCCTTACCCTGATCGTGGGATTGTGGTTTAGGTAAGGCGATTCGGCGCTTCTTGGGTGGGTGAATTCGTGGATATACAATCATCAGCCGGTACATTACCCAGGCAGAATTTAATACAATGAAAAATAATAGGGTGAAATCTCGCAAATATATGTGTGTTCTCACAACTTCTTGTTGATATGTATTGAACTGACCATACCTAGCACTCCCGAGGTACAGCAGATCACCCACACCGAAGAATAAAACGATGGATATTACTACCACGGTGAAGTAGCAACCAACGATCGTCACGCGTGTTCCACGTGGATAATTATGCGCAGTATCCCCCTCAATGAAAAGCATCAGCCTATACATTCCCTGTAAAAGAGCACAACCAAGTAACGTATATAAAATAATGTCTTTCCAGTACTCCAGGAACGCATTTAATTGCCATAGCGACGGCAACACGGGACTTGGCCCGACATATGTATGGACGGCTCTGTAAAATCCGAAGCAGGCAAGCGCCAGCAGAAAACATGCCACCACCCAGTCTGAAAGTAAACCGGCATATTTATCATGAATACGTCTGATAGTGTATCTGTATAGCAAATGAAGACAAAGAACCAAAAAGAGAAAGACCAAAGTATGCTCCAAAAACGAAGCAAACGGTAGTTCTTGGAAGATTC comes from Candidatus Zixiibacteriota bacterium and encodes:
- a CDS encoding radical SAM protein; this encodes MYVYGPVPSRRLGRSLGVSPIPPKTCSYTCVYCQLGRTTRLQVTRESFFPKEDILAEIVTKSPKAKPDFITFVGDGEPTLCKDLGWLIRKTKDKLHTPTAVITNGSLLFRKDVREDLNEADVVIPTLDAGCEKTFKAVNRPHRDIDFATMLQGMVEFRHSYSGQFWVEVMLVKGINDTENELHSIKNAIDRVNPDRVYILTPIRPPAEPWVQPSDPEDILKAQEIIGQAVAVAGLESGQFGLSEFSDARQAVLEIGSRHPLRRQQAEEIEKHFVKSGILKKMLEEGELITVAYKGEEYLLPGYFRMGKMIKK
- a CDS encoding cupin domain-containing protein, which produces MNPICIKTNDLRWRPAEGYGMGAEEKVLNEGDSVAPRAILLKIPPGWSMEAHSHLNTELHYILEGDYESQGRIYPAGTFCIIPKEVRHGSYSTKIGATILITWCNLKY
- a CDS encoding methyltransferase domain-containing protein encodes the protein MARIEPFSRFWSEYEDWFEKNHFAYISELHAVRKQLPENEKRIEIGVGTGRFAAPLGIKLGLEPSAPMRKIAEQRGIQVVGGVAEELPFADKQFDLVLMVTTICFLDDVTDAFRETRRILKPTGHFVIGLIDKNSLLGKLYEKYKKNNKFYRMATFYSADEVATALEQAGFKDFNFVQTIFHPLSEIKGIEPVKDGYGQGSFVVIRGQK
- a CDS encoding arsenic efflux protein, translating into MLIDILGKTLMITGFVGLMMLVIEYINVVTRGSWQKGLSGHRWMQYLIAVVLGATPGCLGAFAMVAMFSHRVVTLGALAATMIATSGDEAFVMLVLFPEKALLLNAILIVIALVVGYLTDFIVSKRFDNGLEKCCQLEIHEPEYCNCFPRSEILNQWRRLSIARGVLSLALVLFVLGLAIGSIGPQAWDWKRITLLITGLTGLFITVTVPEHFLQEHLWNHVVRKHIPGVFMWTMGALLASHIIIEQLHMDKSIQANAFIVLLFACFLGIIPESGPHLLFVTLYAQGVVPFAVLLASSIVQDGHGMLPLLAHSRRGFLLVKAINLIAGLVVGTIFYFGNWL
- a CDS encoding SAM-dependent methyltransferase → MKNIQYRPIGIIHSPFKNEEKTPPQPGLSGKIGGIIVLQPDYKDGLSNLQKFPHIILVYHLHLSNDFTLKVKPSRRDSLHSVFTKRCRIVPIQSGCPWFILTALKITSYIFQTLTLWTRHPYWISNLSYRPWRSNTGQIWVGCRKCILTSKLN